In Cardiocondyla obscurior isolate alpha-2009 linkage group LG07, Cobs3.1, whole genome shotgun sequence, the DNA window GAGAAACATGTCAGAGGAAGGATAAACGAGTGCGGTTGCTAAGTACTGTATTTTATGCCAAAGAAACGTACATTTGacatatttatgaaatatacgGTTTAACGCATTGTGGGGTGAAAAGTAGTGGTATCAGAAAGAAACCCACGATTTATAGCACTATTGATACGTTCGACcatcaaataattttgttttgtaattGCACTATTTTTCGTAGAATCCCACGAATATATCACGCTTTGAAAAATGGTACGTGCAGTAATTGTCTGGGATTTCGTGCGATCGAATATTCGTTTATAAgacgtatacattttttaggCACAAGAGGTCGAAGAAACCATGAAACGGATTCAGTCTCATAAGGGAGTAGTTGGTACAATAGTAGTGAATGCAGAAGGTACATTACATACGATGATTATGATACAATCTGCTTATGCAGAACTtctcatttatattttctatttcagGTATTCCAATAAAATCAACATTAGACAATACAACAACCGTTCAATACGCAGGTTTGATAAGTCAATTATCAGACAAAGCTCGTTCCGTTGTACGTGACTTGGATCCGACAAATGATTTAACGTTCTTGCGTATTCGTAGcaaaaaacatgaaattatggTTGCACCAGATAaggaatttatattaatagtaGTGCAAAATCCAGTTGATTGATGTTTAAAGGACCTGGAAGTATACTgagtgaaattaaaatttatttctttatttattctattcATGCTACATTTggttttaataattgcataattaaaaagtaaaacaaataaaactaatattgtaataatgtaatattagtgaacattatttaactaaatacaaattttagaAGCTTTCATActgttttctttaataattaatactttatagTACTTTCACaaactttgtaataaattctgaataaatactaattattcctgtcatatttattatttatttcaactatatgtatgtattgttttatttatctgtcttatctatttttgtaaatgtatTCTCCAATTCTAATTTCCTACCCAGTTTTACAATTGGACATTGTATTTTGGATACTCTGtatattgtttattttattcagtacagtatcgaaataattatacaaatatttttgttaaatatttagaaaattaattttttttcgttgtaaaaatatacagtCTTTAATATCAGTATCACGTAATTTACATCTAACATTTCACATACATTGCAATTCGCATATAGCATTTTAGCACTTTCTATGtggatacatatatatgcacaTTTACACATCCATATTATGTGTATCCCTGAGaaatttcttacattttaaattaaaaaaataattttattaaataaaaaaaaaaaaataaatatttttcgggACTTACAGTAccgatatataaaaaaataatatctaattgGCTTATATTGTTTACAACACAGTCAAAATCTGTGCAGTCTatgaaatgtttttaatttacattgtagaaatgtaataagatgtagttttaattatatcatatgaatacttttatataaaaagtatgtagtgtataaaaataaatgtatatattgtatataaaacgTTCATTAAGTTTGAgcaatataaatgtaataagaatttttagaaattctcTTCAACTTGtctaaaaacaattaatttgaagATACTTTATCAACTATTATGTAAAAATGagtatttaaagaaagaaaaataattcggtTAAAATTATATGGCTTGTGATGAAGCACGATGTTTTTTTGAAGGATGGAATGTAGTATAGTATATTATCATTGCTAGAATTCctaagaaaaaagaagcaatacaagtaataaaaaaaacgtcaaaaTACCATGCTTCTTTAACCTCGAGAGAAGATGTAAATCGCCACAATAGATTTGAGGTAATATTTTCCACAAAGCATAAcacataaaaacataaatgTTTCCAAAATGTGTTGCTATCTACAgcgtttaaatatataaaaatgtgaacTATGCCAATAACTTTggcaaataatattgaataaatgcGTTCTTTAAACGTTGGCAGCATATGTGGTGGGTGATTGTAAGTCCGACAGAACTCTAATATTCCATGAGATTCAATCAAAATCCATATTGTCATAATTATCCAATGTATTAAACAACAGATTATAGTATATATAGGCCAGATGCTTGCAACAACACCGAGAGATAAGATTCTTGCCACTGTAATCATGATAATAAttagtgatttttttttagaaagtttgttgttacaaaaatcatttcatttattgttatatatatgtatatacctGTGATGCAAAAGTGCCACAAAAATTGTAACACAGTTCCTATAACACCAATGTTTGACTTATTTTGTTGAGCTAATCGAATGCTACGATGATAGCTGGCCATTGCCCAACCCATACTTATAAGAGAGCTAACAATACTTGCTACTTGATGTATAActgaaaatcaattaaaaattatttaacaatacatttaaacaaataaatagatgttaaaatattataaataatataagtaCATTCAAGATTAATCTCATTATGGTAATGCTTTAGCATCAAAGTCAATTGGAGAACTTGCTGAGGTGCAGCTTCTAGGAAACACTCAAATACTCTTAGCAAGGCAACATCTTGATCCTCTTTGAGCATTCTTaagtaatatcttttttcaCTGAGACGATCTCCTGATTTATTAGATTTACGTGCTTTTAATGCACATTTCAAGGTTTCCCAATAATGTATTACTGGTGCCAGTTGTAAAATAATGGCAATCACAGGATACAATCCATTTTTGATCAATAAACAAGTTGTTTTGCGATAGCCCAATGTATTAGTCCCAGAGTTTAACTGTATCAAAAGACAAACATTCAAAATTCAATatagattataaaattatcatagaTGATAACTTACAATTCAGTGAGATAACTTAGATAAGGCATAAGAATGCTAAGTATTTGCAATGCTACTTCACTTCTTTGTCCTGATACTGCATCCTCCTGCTGATGATGACGTTAATCAATGATGGAATGAATATTAGGCACATTGTCCAAGCAAAGTACGTTATTTTACTACCTAAGTAATACCGAATAGCAATATTGTAATCAAAACCCATGTCTACAATATGCATGATTATAGAACACACTAGGTAGAAGATATCCAGCCTGGAGATGCACGGCGTCTCCGACGGCAAGTCAACGGTGTCAAGAACATTAACATCGGAATGTATTCCTGGAAATACGTTGGCGAGATGATACGAACGACGTTTGTGATTTCTTTCCTCCATGGTTCGTTGTTAGTTTTTTCGTCGCTCCACGATGTCCAGTCTCTACAAGACGCGGGAACAATTTGAGCAAGTTTCTGTTTACCCACTGCCTGCCTCACTCGCGTCAGTTCGCGTCCCACACGTCCATGTGCGTCCATGCGCACGCGCGATTTTCGCAACTCCATGCATAGAGCTGAactttcgatcgcggccggccacgcgtacagatgcagaggttcgtccgtgtgaagccagcgcttcggctgccgtcggatagaggaaaaggtcagagctatacactatctgtcctactctttcgcgacgtcgttggtaactcggtagtctcggtatcgcgcaagcaTGATGGAAACCGCTCGAATTCGAACGGCTACTCTTATTTGCCATGTACTATGAAACTTACCATGTTACCATTattaccatgtaaaataaaaattgaaaataaataaattattattcataaagcatccttctttttacaaactaaatcacttttatctcataagttagcagtacgaaataagcagagttaatttttataaatttgtagctaatttgttgttgaaaagtaattggcaaagaaaaagttcgttactctctgcttttattattatacattttttaataatgttcaagtaaaagaagataaaGTTGGTCACAAAGGAATTTAATCAAGATAACGctttgttgcttatttatcgctaaatatttgccaaaggaaaatattaaattactattttcttttcttagttaacaaattaatatcttctacgtaaacgctcgttattaggTAATGATTGTTACTATCGATTCggggtttcagatattttgttaataactgaaaagaagtcatttcaattgtttaaacaattttttaacaaaaaaagtcactcatcggattcggtcgccggacgatgttgcgagtgacatagtatagttttttcttcattattaacatttttgctagtCAACAAATGAATATCTCCGAGATCGAGTGtccgatttttatatttttttttaacaacgttacagcatcgtccggcgaccgaatccgatgagtgactttttttgtaaaaaaattgtttaaacaattattaatattaattgatgccatcaattaatattagatCAAATCGCATCGAGAGGCGTAGATCTAACAATAGTATTAGCAACATGAATGTGACAGAACCAGTTTTTAATGGCTGCAAAAATCAATcctatttcattttttacttttccaaATTGTAACTAGAGCGGGAACAAAATGATAAAGCAGATGTCAGttgaaagtaatttaaaagaacTCGTATTCAGATaagcgttttatttctttatgtatttaCTAATGAATTGTATGTGTAAGAAAACTCATGTACGGCCTGAAAGCATCCGTATTCTCTACGCATACCGTACATATAagacgtatgtacgtacaattccataaatatattgtattctACCGTGACTGTGCTGAAAGCAgccattaaatataaaaattttatagattaGGTGTAGAAATTGACAAACAACGTATTAGATTacgttttgcataattttttctgtgAACATTGTACACAACTCTGTTCATTTATGTAAAGCAGTATTTTCTGTAAACATTTCAAGACTTTATGTCATGTTAAATGTGATACATTgcttaatgaatttttaacattattttgcaTTCAAACGGTAGTTTTCAGAACGTAGAAATTTTTGTTTAGTATAGTAATATCAAACtgaaacaattcttttttcaatgTGTATTCTTACaccttttatgtttttaatttactatcaaatttttaaaaacaatattgttttttccTAGAAACAAACGTTGGCCTGCAACACAGTGATTAAAGGAGGTACAGTTGACAGAAAGGTTGCAACACTTGAAGTTAGGGAcacgattttagaaatagaaatttgatgtGAACCACTGCATTCGCTTATGCGGCGCttgatatatatgtgtgaagCGCCGCATAAGCGAATGCAGTAGTTCacatcaaatttctatttctaaaatcgtgTCCCTAACTTCAAGTGTTGCAACCTTTCTGTCAATGACTGTACAATCGGGTACTAACGATTCTCTTTCGAGTGgcgtttttcattttaaattatcttaaagtTGAGCGCTGATAATTTTTCCACCCCTTTATGACTTTTTAACCCTTAAGGtataaacgatttaaaaagagGTACAAATGAGTACAAACGATTATGTTTCAAGTAAACTATGTTATATCCCGGGCTCCTGGTAACAGagggctcgggaataacgtcgAAACTTAGCACGCGCGCGACAGTTTAGCTAGATCGACAGAGTatcgccgatcaaggtaacccggcatttccagCCGGGACGCGACGCTCCGAGAAGGCTCGCGAATTGCTGATTGCTAAGaatgtaacggtgcacccaggaaatgcaccgttccggccagaacaacggccggccgtcggcaAAACTCCgctggcggggacccggggcgcggtgcgccccaaacttatattatatatacgtcgaataggcgatagcacgcgctacgctatcgtctcgcggctaagtccccgcacgggcttagccgaattccgccgaacgccaccgaacgcgccaacgacggcgaggaccaccgtttcgcgatcgcgccgtaacaagatcctcggcgccacggcaggatcatccgtaaccccgctgagccccgcaagcccggcgccctcgtttttttgtataaaaccgcgatgccggagctcagcgggaccgtcctcGATCCGCTCGCTTGCGAGCAGCATCTCCGACATCCTAGAGCCGATCCGGGGGTAGAGCGCTCTCTGTCTTCACCAGGTGATCCTGGGGCTCGTTCCTAACCTTGTGCTCACGACTTTCAACGCACCGGCACGGTCAGCTCGAGGGGTAGAGCGAACTCTGCCTCCTCCGAGTCATCTCGGACCTCGACCACCGGGCGCGTGGAATCATCGAACACGAATTAACAGTTCCTatcgcaccgtcgccgaccaCGGGGTAGAGAGATCTCTGTCTCGCTCGAGTGCTCTCGAGTACGCGACACCAAGCCGGTGCTTCACCTCCTGTCTCCGCGAAACCGCcagcgataccgcgaaataTCTAAGGGTTTCGGCGAAAACGCGCGAACACCTGCGATCTATTCCCGCGTCAGCATACCGCATTCGCACGTGCCGCCGAACGGCACGTGGCCGTAGGAActttcgcgcgtcgcggacaCGCCGACACCGCGTGCTTCGCTCACTATTGTCGAATCTCgatcgccgctcgcgcggccgtttcACGCTTcgtgtacatattgtaaatacgcgttatgttcttattcagttaataaacctttgtttttacatttaatataccaGTCTCGCTGCATTTACGGACCCTATCTATTCGAATCCCGGAATACCGACGAGCGCACGGGCGCGTCCCGCATCGAGCCGACGATTCGGTATACGCGAAAGCAGGGTCGTTACAAGAATTTCAACTTAGCAACAgcaagttataaatataaagactCGCGGCCCGAACGGGTCATTTGTTAATAAGATCGTGCGAAGTAAACTACTGTTCTACTATTTGGagaggaattaaaataaaaagtgccaAAATATCTAgagaagtttaatttatttcttttcgactACATCTGCGTTTGAAGAACGGACCCCACAGCAGCCTTGGggtttaacaaatataaaaaatttttatattttaatggtaGATTCTAACTTTACGTCGTTTTACATTGGTTTTTTTTGGTTTCCAAAATACTTTTCGCATTATCCCAAAGGTTACTAATATCCCCATTATTGTAGCTATGGTTTTAAATGTACTACAACtgtagaaatttttatctttttttttcatatttgacTGGAAACAATACGCCTTAGAGATGTCCTGGAATTTCTTTGTAGCCGCAGAACTTTTGTTCTTattgtagaaattattatcattttcctttatatttggCAGGAAACAATACGCCTCAGAGATGTCCTGAAAGTTCTTCGTAGCAGCAGAACTTTTGTTCTTattgtgaaaattattatcattttcctttatatttggCAGGAAACAATACGCCTCAGAGATGTCCTGAAAGTTCTTCGTAGCAGCAGAACTTTTGTTCTTattgtggaaattattatcattttcctttatatttggCAGGAAACAATACGCTTCAGAGATGTCCTGAAAGTTCTTCGTAGCAGCAGAACTTTTGTTCTTattgtggaaattattatcattttcctttatatttggCAGGAAACAATACGCCTCAGAGATGTCCTGAAAGTTCTTCGTAGCAGCAGAACTTTTGTTCTTACtacagaaattattatcattttccttCATATTTATAAGGAAATTATACGCCTTAGAGAGGTCCTGGAATTTCTTCGTAGCGGCAAGACTTTCGTTCTTATCGGGATGAAAACGTAAGGCTAATTTTCTATAAGCCTGCGTTATCTCCCGTACGGTCGCTTCCTTGGTTATACCaagaattttgtaataatctttttccattttttctagTTATTCTGCAATAGaatccaaatattttattacattcattactcgccgccgtctatcgcgcgctcgctcagtctgcggttccttgtcgctcgcacacgtttacattttaattgatatctcgttaacggttacaaattttgaaaaatgatataagacttttcgtcttatttcgacgagttctacctaccattaaaaaaaagtgacgttggtctgggacatcctgtatacATGCatagaacaattttataaaattaatattataaagtatattattttaagcaaCAATCTCatacgattattataattttttctattaaattaaaggtCAATTCAGGCAAAACATTGCACAGCTGTACAGCTATACgtcacgtataaaaaaaatcctacttaaaataattgctatcTTACAAATACATGTAAAATACCATTGAACTGTTTtcattatacaaatttttatatgaatttgtTTCGATTGATTCTGCAAGTTCTGAAACATACTGTTACGCACGGCGACTCAGGCAGCGGCCTCGCTCACACTCGTACACTCCGCTGCAgcgctctcactctctctcacactcactccGCGTCACTCCCGCCGTGAAAGAAATAACTcagaatttagaaaaagaacgaatttttcttaattaacaaatggatTTCTCGAAAACCAAGTATcggatttgcataattttttttatttaacatcatAGCATCGTTCTACGTTAAattccgatgagtgacttttttgcaaaattaattgtttaaacaattgaaattacTTCTCTTCGATCTTAAAACACAATATTAGAATCTTGGAGTCAATAGCAACAATAGTTAACTGACTTTGACCgcttttgtaaaagaaattaatttgttaactaagtACAGTCGCAAAAGGATCTTGATACTATAATCATAAGTATTGTTACCTGCGATAGATGATCTACCAGCTTCCAGAACTTTCAAAAATGAATCAGCTCAGTGGTCGCAAATTtcagacgggcaacatacgcacattaagcacaatgccgtgtcctcGTGCGCTCGTCGCGTCGGCTGCCGACGCACTGAGCGAGCGGTGCTAGACGGCTAGACACCAGACggcggcgagtatcgcttaaagagaatgaGCGAAACTAGCGaatagcgagcgagacaaggagacGTCGAGCTGACGTCATTTCATTCTCGAAAGTTTTGGAAGCTGGTAGATCATTTGGTGGCGGTGCAGTTGCCCACAGTTCtattgcccaccgttcaatggcccacagatcagtggcccaccgttcaaaagcccacagatcagtggcccaccgttcaaaagcccacagatcagtggtccaccgttcaaatgcgacttttatatcatatacagggtgaatcagaaaatggaagtgccacttaccatataagactggttaccgcaaaatattaatttaatattattatttatttgtggacgcgttgtttatggatattactttgtgcgaggcagtcagcggcaggatagaataaaaatagtaattaggaagtaggtattatgcatagtgtacagcatagaaaattaatcttatttaacaataatttattacgttgaattttataatgtactgtttgttacaggtataaaaatagatttaacgaattttaaaagtcgttgcgatataaaaaaataactgtatacatatattttgatattttttaataatcgggaaaaaaattaacttactaactacacattcataaccgataagaaaaacaaaagaaatcgttacgacaaaagtattcacacgcagccgatacacattagagttcgagttacatcacgttctacgcttgtacataaaataatagtatctaaagctataacgtatcacactGTATCTAAGTCCATTTTGCAATCTATAAGTATTACAACTGCATGCtcgaatactaaaaaataaaacaagttacatCAGAATCTCTGCTACATTACAACGGTTTCGTAAAGCGCACTTTGGCAtaatcggataaaaatatgttttacaactacacagtcataagcgacgaaaagatacaaaagcaaccgtgttcgagttacatcacgttctacgcttgtaaataaaataacagtatctaaagctataacgtatcacagtgtatttcagtccgttttgtaacttatatgtatcagaactttgttcaaaaataacaaattattgctC includes these proteins:
- the LOC139104428 gene encoding dynein light chain roadblock-type 2-like yields the protein MAQEVEETMKRIQSHKGVVGTIVVNAEGIPIKSTLDNTTTVQYAGLISQLSDKARSVVRDLDPTNDLTFLRIRSKKHEIMVAPDKEFILIVVQNPVD
- the LOC139104429 gene encoding XK-related protein 6-like; translated protein: MEERNHKRRSYHLANVFPGIHSDVNVLDTVDLPSETPCISRLDIFYLVCSIIMHIVDMGFDYNIAIRYYLGSKITYFAWTMCLIFIPSLINVIISRRMQYQDKELNSGTNTLGYRKTTCLLIKNGLYPVIAIILQLAPVIHYWETLKCALKARKSNKSGDRLSEKRYYLRMLKEDQDVALLRVFECFLEAAPQQVLQLTLMLKHYHNEINLEFIHQVASIVSSLISMGWAMASYHRSIRLAQQNKSNIGVIGTVLQFLWHFCITVARILSLGVVASIWPIYTIICCLIHWIIMTIWILIESHGILEFCRTYNHPPHMLPTFKERIYSILFAKVIGIVHIFIYLNAVDSNTFWKHLCFYVLCFVENITSNLLWRFTSSLEVKEAWYFDVFFITCIASFFLGILAMIIYYTTFHPSKKHRASSQAI